From Montipora foliosa isolate CH-2021 chromosome 6, ASM3666993v2, whole genome shotgun sequence, a single genomic window includes:
- the LOC138006638 gene encoding uncharacterized protein isoform X2, translating to METSQDANSGEGKLHSIISRIPGGTTNITEDENDFMIIATEHGSFKRKPEQGGDEEDRKITRNDLEKEVEFRVEEIKPDIDAMAVQIFTDLPEDNPFQLAGESQETVYQPLTLEDPHNDVTHALEDPLNSVQVTGDTPVPMPQVALGLIPTKAISPPRQLSAEQITMQFQEKLEKLELQVKVLQNRNLALEESYKRLSHLIEAQNHLLASGGPFIQRVAPTTPGEASNDVSVKPEAVLTISSTLTPTVSIVDSKPSLVSMQQPPRSGLRGYELPRRVSAKEVLSLWEDGCEDFPPIKDWTPTQKLKQQSKISRWKKLVDIFKVDYHGDMKSFEESFSDARGEVLPVTTILSLYETQQTPAFLGKARPELEETLESCGLRSVQEEDEENKRPAGKCVDSESEDVEGNDDPSDSKSADEIVTQPSTEVRYYLPRKLTPNDIVRLWEEGCEEFPPVSQWSRAQKIGQETKIFRWRKIVEIFNKDCNRSWEAFYGKYANERGHLMAISSIIAKYDAENAPPGPIFDLPEARNRLISASDSKDINLAGEKSPSCAALSSEEKIRIDSPGGEGEKSHILPRKVTAKDIIRLWETGYGDLPPLHQWTPAQKATQRSKFSRWTKIYDIYKYHCKGDLSLFEAKFSDERGELYPVTTIVAMFDAWETPSSLSSPFSTPLKPCQKTGEGSETEVYQLPRKVTAKDVVRLWEEGCELFPPVSKWQKIHKVGHETKLFRWKKIVDIFRKDCSGSWEKFEERFSNSRGELLPVSAILAKYDLENETPSYLPKGFSSNLNTSDFGQKGDTAMEPLIGDQDDNEDLQLQDAGSDSERAESSADKGSEFILPKKVTALDVIYLWENGLGDMPPLCRWTPTQKASQRSKISRWNKVVDIFKYECGSNVRSFEEKYSDEKGELLPITNILNLHDAQDKRS from the exons AAAACCTGAACAAGGTGGCGATGAAGAAGACAGAAAAATTACAAGGAACGATTTGGAGAAAGAAGTTGAATTCAGAGTTGAGGAGATCAAGCCAGATATCGATGCAATGGCAGTTCAGATATTCACTGATCTGCCTGAAGACAATCCTTTCCAGCTGGCAGGTGAATCACAAGAGACAGTTTATCAGCCATTGACCCTAGAGGATCCACACAATGATGTGACACATGCTTTAGAAG ATCCTCTAAACAGTGTTCAGGTGACTGGCGACACCCCTGTGCCTATGCCACAGGTAGCTCTTGGTCTGATCCCAACAAAGGCTATATCACCACCTCGGCAACTGTCAGCTGAACAGATCACCATGCAGTTTCAGGAGAAACTTGAAAAGCTGGAGCTACAG GTGAAGGTCCTACAAAATCGAAACTTAGCCCTGGAAGAGTCATACAAGAGGCTGTCACACCTTATTGAAGCTCAAAACCACTTATTAGCAAGTGGAGGTCCCTTCATCCAACGCGTCGCGCCCACTACACCTGGGGAAGCCTCTAATGATGTCAGTGTCAAACCAGAAGCCGTTCTAACCATTTCCTCGACCCTTACCCCGACAGTATCTATTGTCGATTCCAAGCCTTCTCTTGTCAGCATGCAGCAACCGCCTAGGTCGGGCCTGCGAGGTTACGAGTTACCAAGGAGAGTATCGGCCAAAGAAGTGCTCAGTCTATGGGAAGACGGTTGCGAGGACTTTCCCCCGATCAAAGACTGGACACCTACTCAAAAGCTGAAGCAGCAGAGCAAGATTTCACGCTGGAAAAAACTCGTGGATATTTTCAAGGTGGACTACCATGGTGACATGAAGAGCTTCGAAGAAAGCTTCTCTGATGCCAGAGGGGAAGTCCTCCCGGTAACGACGATTTTGTCGCTGTATGAAACGCAACAAACTCCGGCCTTCCTTGGTAAAGCCAGGCCAGAGCTTGAGGAAACCCTTGAGTCATGTGGACTCAGAAGCGTTCAAGAGGAGGACGAAGAAAATAAGAGGCCAGCTGGGAAATGCGTCGATTCGGAATCAGAAGATGTAGAAGGCAATGATGATCCTTCAGATTCCAAGTCAGCGGATGAAATCGTCACGCAGCCGTCAACCGAGGTACGTTACTATCTCCCGAGAAAACTCACGCCAAATGACATTGTTCGCCTTTGGGAAGAAGGCTGCGAGGAATTTCCACCAGTGTCGCAATGGTCACGCGCGCAGAAAATCGGCCAAGAAACGAAGATATTCCGTTGGCGCAAAATCGTAGAGATCTTTAATAAGGATTGTAATAGAAGTTGGGAAGCTTTCTATGGGAAGTACGCGAACGAACGCGGACATCTCATGGCGATTTCATCAATCATAGCAAAGTACGACGCAGAAAACGCTCCTCCTGGGCCCATTTTTGATCTTCCGGAGGCAAGAAACCGCTTGATTTCAGCGAGCGATAGCAAGGATATAAATTTGGCTGGAGAAAAATCACCCTCGTGTGCTGCTTTAAGCTCTGAGGAAAAGATAAGAATTGACAGTCCAGGAGGAGAAGGAGAAAAAAGCCACATTTTACCCCGAAAAGTGACCGCCAAAGATATAATCAGGTTGTGGGAAACAGGGTACGGGGATCTACCTCCTTTGCATCAATGGACGCCCGCACAGAAGGCTACTCAGCGGAGTAAATTTTCACGGTGGACCAAAATCTACGACATCTACAAGTACCACTGCAAAGGTGACCTGAGCTTGTTTGAGGCGAAATTTTCAGACGAACGAGGCGAGCTGTATCCAGTCACCACCATCGTCGCCATGTTTGACGCTTGGGAAACGCCCTCCAGTCTGTCCTCGCCTTTCTCTACCCCATTAAAGCCCTGTCAAAAAACAGGAGAAGGATCTGAGACCGAGGTTTACCAGCTCCCTCGTAAAGTCACGGCCAAAGATGTGGTGCGATTGTGGGAAGAAGGGTGCGAACTGTTTCCGCCTGTTAGCAAATGGCAAAAGATACACAAAGTCGGCCATGAGACCAAACTCTTTCGTTGGAAAAAAATCGTCGACATCTTTCGCAAGGACTGCAGCGGGAGTTGGGAGAAGTTCGAGGAGAGGTTTAGCAACTCCAGAGGTGAACTTTTGCCAGTTTCTGCGATTCTTGCCAAATACGATCTTGAAAATGAAACGCCCTCGTATTTGCCCAAAGGATTCTCGTCCAATTTAAATACCTCCGACTTTGGGCAGAAAGGCGACACCGCTATGGAGCCACTTATCGGCGATCAAGATGACAACGAAGACTTGCAGCTTCAAGATGCTGGTAGTGATTCGGAAAGAGCAGAAAGCTCTGCCGACAAGGGGTCGGAGTTCATCCTTCCCAAGAAAGTCACCGCACTGGATGTGATCTACTTATGGGAGAATGGGCTCGGAGACATGCCCCCGCTTTGTCGGTGGACTCCGACCCAAAAAGCCAGCCAACGTAGCAAGATTTCTCGTTGGAATAAGGTAGTGGACATCTTTAAGTATGAGTGCGGTAGCAACGTGCGGAGTTTCGAGGAAAAATACAGCGATGAGAAAGGGGAATTGCTTCCAATTACAAACATTTTGAACCTTCACGATGCACAAGACAAGAGGTCATGA
- the LOC138006638 gene encoding uncharacterized protein isoform X1: protein METSQDANSGREGKLHSIISRIPGGTTNITEDENDFMIIATEHGSFKRKPEQGGDEEDRKITRNDLEKEVEFRVEEIKPDIDAMAVQIFTDLPEDNPFQLAGESQETVYQPLTLEDPHNDVTHALEDPLNSVQVTGDTPVPMPQVALGLIPTKAISPPRQLSAEQITMQFQEKLEKLELQVKVLQNRNLALEESYKRLSHLIEAQNHLLASGGPFIQRVAPTTPGEASNDVSVKPEAVLTISSTLTPTVSIVDSKPSLVSMQQPPRSGLRGYELPRRVSAKEVLSLWEDGCEDFPPIKDWTPTQKLKQQSKISRWKKLVDIFKVDYHGDMKSFEESFSDARGEVLPVTTILSLYETQQTPAFLGKARPELEETLESCGLRSVQEEDEENKRPAGKCVDSESEDVEGNDDPSDSKSADEIVTQPSTEVRYYLPRKLTPNDIVRLWEEGCEEFPPVSQWSRAQKIGQETKIFRWRKIVEIFNKDCNRSWEAFYGKYANERGHLMAISSIIAKYDAENAPPGPIFDLPEARNRLISASDSKDINLAGEKSPSCAALSSEEKIRIDSPGGEGEKSHILPRKVTAKDIIRLWETGYGDLPPLHQWTPAQKATQRSKFSRWTKIYDIYKYHCKGDLSLFEAKFSDERGELYPVTTIVAMFDAWETPSSLSSPFSTPLKPCQKTGEGSETEVYQLPRKVTAKDVVRLWEEGCELFPPVSKWQKIHKVGHETKLFRWKKIVDIFRKDCSGSWEKFEERFSNSRGELLPVSAILAKYDLENETPSYLPKGFSSNLNTSDFGQKGDTAMEPLIGDQDDNEDLQLQDAGSDSERAESSADKGSEFILPKKVTALDVIYLWENGLGDMPPLCRWTPTQKASQRSKISRWNKVVDIFKYECGSNVRSFEEKYSDEKGELLPITNILNLHDAQDKRS, encoded by the exons AAAACCTGAACAAGGTGGCGATGAAGAAGACAGAAAAATTACAAGGAACGATTTGGAGAAAGAAGTTGAATTCAGAGTTGAGGAGATCAAGCCAGATATCGATGCAATGGCAGTTCAGATATTCACTGATCTGCCTGAAGACAATCCTTTCCAGCTGGCAGGTGAATCACAAGAGACAGTTTATCAGCCATTGACCCTAGAGGATCCACACAATGATGTGACACATGCTTTAGAAG ATCCTCTAAACAGTGTTCAGGTGACTGGCGACACCCCTGTGCCTATGCCACAGGTAGCTCTTGGTCTGATCCCAACAAAGGCTATATCACCACCTCGGCAACTGTCAGCTGAACAGATCACCATGCAGTTTCAGGAGAAACTTGAAAAGCTGGAGCTACAG GTGAAGGTCCTACAAAATCGAAACTTAGCCCTGGAAGAGTCATACAAGAGGCTGTCACACCTTATTGAAGCTCAAAACCACTTATTAGCAAGTGGAGGTCCCTTCATCCAACGCGTCGCGCCCACTACACCTGGGGAAGCCTCTAATGATGTCAGTGTCAAACCAGAAGCCGTTCTAACCATTTCCTCGACCCTTACCCCGACAGTATCTATTGTCGATTCCAAGCCTTCTCTTGTCAGCATGCAGCAACCGCCTAGGTCGGGCCTGCGAGGTTACGAGTTACCAAGGAGAGTATCGGCCAAAGAAGTGCTCAGTCTATGGGAAGACGGTTGCGAGGACTTTCCCCCGATCAAAGACTGGACACCTACTCAAAAGCTGAAGCAGCAGAGCAAGATTTCACGCTGGAAAAAACTCGTGGATATTTTCAAGGTGGACTACCATGGTGACATGAAGAGCTTCGAAGAAAGCTTCTCTGATGCCAGAGGGGAAGTCCTCCCGGTAACGACGATTTTGTCGCTGTATGAAACGCAACAAACTCCGGCCTTCCTTGGTAAAGCCAGGCCAGAGCTTGAGGAAACCCTTGAGTCATGTGGACTCAGAAGCGTTCAAGAGGAGGACGAAGAAAATAAGAGGCCAGCTGGGAAATGCGTCGATTCGGAATCAGAAGATGTAGAAGGCAATGATGATCCTTCAGATTCCAAGTCAGCGGATGAAATCGTCACGCAGCCGTCAACCGAGGTACGTTACTATCTCCCGAGAAAACTCACGCCAAATGACATTGTTCGCCTTTGGGAAGAAGGCTGCGAGGAATTTCCACCAGTGTCGCAATGGTCACGCGCGCAGAAAATCGGCCAAGAAACGAAGATATTCCGTTGGCGCAAAATCGTAGAGATCTTTAATAAGGATTGTAATAGAAGTTGGGAAGCTTTCTATGGGAAGTACGCGAACGAACGCGGACATCTCATGGCGATTTCATCAATCATAGCAAAGTACGACGCAGAAAACGCTCCTCCTGGGCCCATTTTTGATCTTCCGGAGGCAAGAAACCGCTTGATTTCAGCGAGCGATAGCAAGGATATAAATTTGGCTGGAGAAAAATCACCCTCGTGTGCTGCTTTAAGCTCTGAGGAAAAGATAAGAATTGACAGTCCAGGAGGAGAAGGAGAAAAAAGCCACATTTTACCCCGAAAAGTGACCGCCAAAGATATAATCAGGTTGTGGGAAACAGGGTACGGGGATCTACCTCCTTTGCATCAATGGACGCCCGCACAGAAGGCTACTCAGCGGAGTAAATTTTCACGGTGGACCAAAATCTACGACATCTACAAGTACCACTGCAAAGGTGACCTGAGCTTGTTTGAGGCGAAATTTTCAGACGAACGAGGCGAGCTGTATCCAGTCACCACCATCGTCGCCATGTTTGACGCTTGGGAAACGCCCTCCAGTCTGTCCTCGCCTTTCTCTACCCCATTAAAGCCCTGTCAAAAAACAGGAGAAGGATCTGAGACCGAGGTTTACCAGCTCCCTCGTAAAGTCACGGCCAAAGATGTGGTGCGATTGTGGGAAGAAGGGTGCGAACTGTTTCCGCCTGTTAGCAAATGGCAAAAGATACACAAAGTCGGCCATGAGACCAAACTCTTTCGTTGGAAAAAAATCGTCGACATCTTTCGCAAGGACTGCAGCGGGAGTTGGGAGAAGTTCGAGGAGAGGTTTAGCAACTCCAGAGGTGAACTTTTGCCAGTTTCTGCGATTCTTGCCAAATACGATCTTGAAAATGAAACGCCCTCGTATTTGCCCAAAGGATTCTCGTCCAATTTAAATACCTCCGACTTTGGGCAGAAAGGCGACACCGCTATGGAGCCACTTATCGGCGATCAAGATGACAACGAAGACTTGCAGCTTCAAGATGCTGGTAGTGATTCGGAAAGAGCAGAAAGCTCTGCCGACAAGGGGTCGGAGTTCATCCTTCCCAAGAAAGTCACCGCACTGGATGTGATCTACTTATGGGAGAATGGGCTCGGAGACATGCCCCCGCTTTGTCGGTGGACTCCGACCCAAAAAGCCAGCCAACGTAGCAAGATTTCTCGTTGGAATAAGGTAGTGGACATCTTTAAGTATGAGTGCGGTAGCAACGTGCGGAGTTTCGAGGAAAAATACAGCGATGAGAAAGGGGAATTGCTTCCAATTACAAACATTTTGAACCTTCACGATGCACAAGACAAGAGGTCATGA